In Campylobacter sp. RM16189, a genomic segment contains:
- the accB gene encoding acetyl-CoA carboxylase biotin carboxyl carrier protein — MKKDDIKELIEFFNEMDMNKIKIKDGDFEIELEKFADCCELPKPTAPAPAPAPTPVNVVVSSEVKQTSSAKESIKSPMVGTFYMAPSPGAAPFVKVGQKVRRGEVIGIIEAMKIMNEIEAEFDCVITEALVSDGQPVEFGMSLFGVEKI; from the coding sequence ATGAAAAAAGATGACATCAAAGAGTTGATCGAATTTTTCAACGAAATGGATATGAATAAGATCAAGATAAAAGATGGTGATTTTGAGATCGAACTTGAAAAATTTGCCGATTGTTGTGAGCTTCCTAAACCGACAGCCCCAGCCCCAGCCCCAGCCCCTACTCCTGTTAATGTCGTCGTAAGCTCGGAAGTGAAGCAAACATCAAGTGCTAAAGAGAGTATAAAATCGCCTATGGTAGGAACGTTTTATATGGCCCCAAGCCCGGGTGCGGCGCCTTTTGTGAAAGTGGGGCAAAAAGTAAGAAGAGGCGAAGTTATAGGCATTATTGAAGCTATGAAAATCATGAACGAGATTGAAGCGGAATTTGATTGTGTTATCACAGAGGCTCTAGTATCTGATGGACAACCTGTAGAATTTGGAATGTCTTTATTTGGAGTGGAGAAAATTTAA
- a CDS encoding acetyl-CoA carboxylase biotin carboxylase subunit codes for MEIKRVLIANRGEIALRALRTIKEMGKEAIVVYSTADRDALYVKYADAAICIGNPRSSDSYLNIPAIISAAEISEADAIFPGYGFLSENQNFVEICSHHNLKFIGPSVEAMALMSDKSKAKQMMQRAGVPVIPGSDGAVADVKAAKELAKKIGYPVILKAAAGGGGRGMRVVEKEEDIEKAFWSAESEAMSAFGDGTMYMEKYILNPRHIEVQVVGDSHGNVIHIGERDCSMQRRHQKLIEESPAILLDDDTRSRLHETAIRAAKAIGYEGAGTFEFLVDKDLNFYFIEMNTRLQVEHCVSEMVSGIDIIELMIRVAEGGVLPSQDSIKLKGHSIECRITAEDPNSFTPCPGKITKYVCPGGRNVRMDSHIYQDYSIPPFYDSMIGKLIVWDEDRNKAIHKMRVALEQLVIQGIKTTRDFHLAMMENKDFINNNYDTNYLSRH; via the coding sequence ATGGAGATCAAAAGAGTTTTAATCGCAAACCGCGGCGAAATAGCGTTAAGAGCCTTGCGAACAATCAAAGAGATGGGCAAAGAGGCGATCGTCGTTTACTCCACTGCTGACAGAGATGCACTTTACGTCAAATACGCTGATGCTGCTATTTGTATAGGAAATCCCAGATCAAGTGATAGCTATCTAAATATTCCCGCTATTATTTCCGCAGCCGAGATAAGCGAAGCTGATGCAATATTTCCTGGATATGGTTTTTTGAGTGAAAATCAAAATTTCGTTGAAATTTGCTCTCATCATAACCTTAAATTTATAGGCCCTAGTGTAGAGGCTATGGCTCTAATGAGTGATAAAAGCAAGGCAAAGCAGATGATGCAAAGAGCGGGTGTGCCTGTAATACCTGGTTCTGACGGAGCCGTAGCTGATGTAAAAGCGGCTAAAGAGCTTGCTAAAAAAATCGGCTATCCTGTTATTTTAAAAGCTGCCGCAGGTGGTGGCGGACGCGGTATGCGTGTGGTAGAAAAAGAAGAGGATATAGAAAAGGCGTTTTGGTCTGCCGAGAGCGAAGCTATGAGTGCCTTTGGCGACGGGACAATGTATATGGAAAAATATATCTTAAATCCGCGCCATATCGAGGTTCAAGTAGTAGGCGATAGCCATGGAAACGTAATTCACATAGGTGAGAGAGACTGCTCTATGCAGCGTAGACATCAAAAATTGATCGAAGAGAGTCCAGCTATATTGCTTGACGATGATACTCGCTCTAGACTTCATGAGACAGCCATCAGAGCAGCTAAAGCGATAGGCTATGAGGGTGCTGGAACATTTGAATTTTTAGTGGATAAGGATCTGAATTTTTATTTCATCGAGATGAATACGCGCCTTCAAGTCGAACACTGCGTTAGCGAAATGGTAAGTGGAATAGATATTATAGAGCTTATGATAAGGGTTGCCGAAGGTGGTGTTTTGCCAAGTCAGGACAGTATAAAGCTAAAAGGACACTCTATAGAGTGCAGAATCACTGCCGAAGATCCAAACAGTTTCACTCCTTGCCCAGGAAAAATAACAAAATATGTCTGCCCGGGCGGACGAAATGTGCGCATGGATAGCCATATCTACCAAGATTACTCTATACCTCCTTTCTATGATAGCATGATAGGTAAGCTGATTGTGTGGGACGAGGATAGAAATAAGGCGATTCATAAGATGAGAGTTGCGCTTGAACAGCTTGTTATACAAGGCATAAAGACGACTCGCGATTTTCATCTAGCAATGATGGAAAATAAAGACTTTATAAATAATAACTACGACACAAACTACTTATCAAGACATTAA
- a CDS encoding SDR family NAD(P)-dependent oxidoreductase — MKKYTLITGASSGIGLEAAKAFARRGENLILIARRAQRLESLRNEILKFAPMVDIIIKICDLSKIENVYKIYDELKIYQIKTWINNAGFGDSAAIGSQNLEKMEQMLDLNIKALSIFSTLFVRDYQNVDGTQLINVSSACGYSMVDSFGVYCATKFYVSAFTEALYRQLKSNNAKMSAKILAPATTQSEFKQVAIDADEYDYAKNYKNYHTSEQMAEFLLRLYDSEKCVGWVDRKSFDFVLRDPIFVHVTKVNIS; from the coding sequence ATGAAAAAATACACTCTTATTACTGGTGCAAGTTCTGGTATAGGGCTTGAAGCGGCAAAGGCTTTTGCTAGGCGTGGCGAAAATTTGATTTTGATAGCCAGGAGAGCTCAAAGACTAGAGAGCTTAAGAAACGAGATTTTAAAATTTGCTCCTATGGTTGATATAATCATTAAAATTTGTGATCTTTCAAAGATAGAAAATGTCTATAAAATTTATGATGAGCTAAAAATTTATCAGATAAAAACATGGATAAATAATGCCGGATTTGGTGATAGCGCGGCTATAGGAAGCCAAAATTTAGAAAAAATGGAGCAGATGCTTGATCTAAATATAAAAGCTTTGAGTATATTTTCAACTCTTTTTGTGAGAGATTATCAAAACGTTGATGGCACTCAGCTTATAAACGTATCCTCTGCTTGCGGATATAGTATGGTTGATAGCTTTGGGGTATATTGTGCGACTAAATTTTATGTAAGTGCATTTACTGAAGCGCTTTATAGACAGCTTAAGTCAAATAATGCAAAAATGAGTGCTAAAATTTTAGCTCCCGCAACGACACAGAGCGAATTTAAGCAAGTTGCCATAGATGCTGATGAGTACGATTATGCTAAAAATTACAAAAACTATCACACAAGCGAGCAGATGGCGGAATTTTTACTAAGGTTATATGATAGCGAAAAGTGTGTGGGTTGGGTAGATAGAAAGAGCTTTGATTTTGTATTAAGAGACCCTATTTTTGTTCACGTAACAAAGGTTAATATCTCCTAA
- a CDS encoding peptidylprolyl isomerase, translating to MSKKIFFVAFLLSLNFAFAQMVNGIAAVVENEPITLHELYKTSQILKTDERNALNFLIKDRLEKAQIKALKIEANDFEISEKIKKIAQESGLNVSQLRNTIISQGVDYAKFKEDVAKGIKQEKLYQNIFKDARINVTPEAAKAYFEQNPQMFLQFNQIKMTRYIAQSRDSLEMIQASPMSMRQDVNTENLELKSEQLPPQLRAVLNRTPNGSFTQIFQTPSGFEMFLVNLKSGEVLPNFQDIQNEVMSTIYNFEQDRVVTEYFNKLRAKADIKYLR from the coding sequence ATGTCAAAAAAGATCTTTTTTGTAGCTTTTTTATTGAGCTTAAATTTTGCCTTCGCCCAGATGGTAAATGGCATTGCGGCAGTAGTTGAAAACGAGCCTATAACCCTTCATGAGCTATATAAAACTTCACAAATTCTAAAAACGGACGAGAGAAATGCTTTAAATTTCCTGATTAAGGACAGGCTTGAAAAAGCTCAGATAAAAGCACTTAAAATAGAAGCAAACGACTTTGAAATTAGTGAAAAAATAAAAAAAATCGCTCAAGAAAGCGGGCTAAACGTATCGCAACTAAGAAATACCATAATCTCGCAAGGAGTGGATTATGCGAAATTTAAAGAAGACGTAGCAAAAGGAATAAAGCAAGAAAAGCTCTATCAAAATATATTTAAAGATGCCAGAATTAACGTTACTCCGGAGGCTGCAAAGGCCTATTTTGAGCAAAACCCGCAGATGTTTTTACAATTTAACCAGATAAAAATGACTAGATACATAGCTCAAAGCAGAGACTCTTTAGAGATGATACAAGCATCTCCTATGAGCATGCGCCAAGATGTAAATACAGAGAATTTGGAACTAAAAAGTGAACAATTACCGCCTCAGCTAAGAGCTGTTTTAAATAGAACTCCAAACGGTTCTTTTACTCAAATTTTCCAAACTCCTAGCGGATTTGAGATGTTTTTAGTAAATTTAAAATCAGGCGAAGTTCTACCAAATTTTCAAGATATTCAAAACGAGGTCATGTCAACTATCTATAATTTTGAACAAGACCGCGTAGTGACCGAATATTTTAATAAGCTAAGAGCAAAAGCGGATATAAAATATCTAAGATAA
- the gltX gene encoding glutamate--tRNA ligase has product MIVTRFAPSPTGYLHIGGLRTALYSYLYARKNGGKFLLRIEDTDLKRNSQEATIAIKEAFDWCNLDHDGEVTYQSKRFDVYKAFVQKLLDSGHAYKCYMSKSELDELRAQQEARKERPKYDNRYRDFTGTPPEGIDPVIRIKAPLDGEILIDDGIKGEVKFRVEDILDDFIIARSDGTPTYNFTVVVDDALMGVTHVIRGDDHLSNTPKQIVLYDALGFEKPKFFHVAMINGEDGKKLSKRHGATDVMEYKRMGYLPEALLNFLVRLGWSHGDDEIFSMEDMLKYFDPHDINKSSSTYNAQKLDWLNAHYIKTLPYDRLAKEMMEFGIDFKSIPKGEVLLNSLRERSKTLVEMSDSARVIINTPKVYDEKAYAKFINETSLKILAKFGEILNENLDAKGYEELTNKFLEANGIKLKDLAQALRVSLTGSSVSPSIFEVLEVLGSDEVKNRIKNIIKE; this is encoded by the coding sequence ATGATAGTTACAAGATTTGCCCCCTCGCCTACGGGATACCTGCATATCGGAGGGCTTAGAACAGCGCTTTATAGTTATTTGTATGCTAGAAAAAATGGCGGCAAATTTTTACTCCGCATAGAAGATACCGATTTAAAAAGAAACTCGCAAGAGGCTACAATCGCGATCAAGGAAGCGTTTGATTGGTGCAACTTAGATCACGATGGTGAAGTTACCTACCAATCCAAAAGATTTGACGTATATAAGGCTTTCGTGCAAAAGCTTCTAGACTCAGGGCATGCTTATAAATGTTATATGAGCAAGAGTGAGCTTGACGAGCTACGAGCTCAGCAAGAAGCAAGAAAAGAAAGACCTAAGTATGATAATAGATATCGTGATTTTACAGGCACTCCACCTGAGGGCATAGATCCTGTAATACGTATCAAAGCTCCGCTTGACGGCGAAATTTTGATAGATGACGGTATAAAGGGCGAAGTGAAATTTAGAGTTGAAGATATATTGGATGATTTTATAATAGCTAGAAGTGACGGCACTCCTACTTATAATTTTACCGTTGTTGTCGATGATGCTTTAATGGGTGTAACTCATGTAATAAGAGGCGATGATCATCTATCTAATACTCCAAAACAGATAGTTTTATACGATGCGCTTGGATTTGAGAAACCAAAATTCTTTCATGTGGCTATGATAAACGGCGAAGACGGCAAAAAACTAAGCAAACGTCACGGAGCAACTGATGTAATGGAGTATAAACGTATGGGCTATCTGCCTGAAGCGCTTTTAAATTTCCTTGTGCGTCTTGGATGGAGCCACGGCGATGATGAAATTTTTAGCATGGAGGATATGTTAAAATATTTTGATCCGCATGATATAAACAAGAGCTCAAGTACATATAATGCTCAAAAACTGGACTGGCTAAATGCCCATTATATCAAGACCTTGCCTTATGATAGACTTGCAAAAGAGATGATGGAATTTGGGATTGATTTTAAATCCATACCAAAGGGCGAAGTGCTTTTAAACTCGCTTCGTGAACGCTCGAAAACTTTGGTTGAGATGAGCGATAGTGCAAGAGTGATAATAAATACTCCTAAGGTTTATGATGAGAAAGCTTATGCTAAATTTATTAACGAAACAAGCTTGAAAATTTTGGCTAAATTTGGTGAAATTTTAAATGAAAATTTGGATGCCAAGGGATATGAAGAGCTTACTAATAAATTTCTTGAAGCAAATGGAATTAAGCTAAAAGATCTAGCTCAAGCGCTAAGAGTCAGTTTAACTGGTTCAAGCGTATCACCATCGATTTTTGAAGTGCTTGAAGTGCTTGGAAGCGATGAGGTTAAAAATAGAATAAAAAACATAATAAAGGAATAA